Proteins encoded by one window of Rhodococcus sp. OK302:
- a CDS encoding CoA transferase has translation MTARPLEGVRVIDMCTFVAGPTAGRMLAELGAEVIRIDPLRGAIDADRWPITDTGASLYWAGLNQAKKSIAVDLRSDTGRALVTDLIAEAGVLLENVAHAPWLDNNSLTSRRSDLIHLHIQGNADGTPAVDYTVNAALGLPLMTGPVDSIAPVNHVLPAWDMITGVHAALGIVTALRHRERTGAGSYLELALADVALSGIAGMGWIAEAEQSTARRPRQGNALYGSYGSDFPTADGRSVMVVGLTAGQWNALVEVTGTADIFVALEKQRSLDLTLSADRFTARQAITAILRPWFEARTLEQIVNDLANTRVLWSPYRDLGEVATKLRETDQHTAVQEIEHPGAGAMLTSRTALRWQGRYTDAAPSPRHGQHTADVLGSVLGLDAERIEALVRSAVVVTDEAP, from the coding sequence ATGACCGCGCGTCCACTCGAGGGTGTTCGGGTGATCGACATGTGTACCTTCGTCGCCGGACCGACGGCAGGCCGTATGCTCGCCGAACTGGGAGCCGAGGTCATCCGCATCGACCCACTTCGCGGCGCCATCGATGCCGACCGCTGGCCCATCACGGACACCGGGGCGAGCCTGTACTGGGCCGGCCTCAACCAGGCGAAGAAATCGATTGCCGTCGACCTGCGCAGTGATACCGGCCGAGCGTTGGTCACTGACCTCATTGCCGAGGCCGGCGTGCTCCTCGAAAACGTCGCCCATGCACCATGGTTGGACAACAACAGCTTGACCAGTCGACGCAGCGATCTGATTCATCTGCACATCCAGGGCAACGCCGACGGCACCCCCGCGGTGGACTACACGGTCAATGCGGCGCTGGGACTTCCGCTCATGACCGGTCCGGTCGATTCCATCGCTCCGGTCAACCATGTATTGCCGGCGTGGGACATGATCACCGGCGTGCACGCCGCGCTCGGTATCGTCACTGCGCTGCGGCACCGCGAGCGCACAGGTGCCGGTTCCTACCTGGAACTGGCACTGGCCGACGTCGCATTGTCCGGGATCGCCGGCATGGGGTGGATCGCCGAAGCCGAGCAATCCACGGCGCGGCGCCCACGTCAGGGCAACGCTCTGTACGGTAGCTACGGCTCGGACTTTCCCACCGCTGACGGACGCTCGGTGATGGTCGTCGGTCTCACCGCCGGTCAGTGGAATGCCCTGGTCGAAGTGACCGGGACTGCTGACATCTTCGTTGCCCTCGAGAAGCAACGGTCTCTAGACCTGACGCTGTCGGCGGACAGATTCACTGCCCGACAGGCGATTACGGCGATCCTGCGGCCTTGGTTCGAAGCGCGAACGCTCGAGCAGATCGTGAACGACCTCGCGAATACCCGCGTGCTGTGGAGTCCCTATCGTGATCTCGGCGAAGTCGCCACCAAGCTCCGCGAGACCGACCAACACACGGCGGTGCAGGAGATCGAACATCCCGGCGCGGGTGCGATGCTCACCTCCCGTACCGCATTGCGATGGCAAGGACGGTACACCGACGCCGCCCCGTCACCACGACACGGTCAACACACCGCAGACGTCCTCGGATCCGTCCTCGGTCTCGATGCCGAACGAATCGAGGCGCTCGTGCGCAGCGCCGTCGTGGTCACCGACGAGGCGCCGTGA
- a CDS encoding HpcH/HpaI aldolase/citrate lyase family protein — protein MRTRPQIRRRTVLVAPASDERKATKALASTADEVVLDLEDAVAPAAKHDARVTMHRMLSTLSADRTVSVRINGLETNWAHDDLDACASLGSKLRSIIVPKAETAKQLDEVSASLAATDIGVQALIETPAGIENVTRIARSNSRLESLILGYADLGAALGRSERAGPAMWLSHQDIVLTAARAAGIHAIDGPYLGISDDPPFRQWAQWSSDLGFDGKWVIHPNQIDSAETIFTPSADAVAHAHSVLRAMAEAEARGAGAAQLDGRMLDEAIAVSARRLLTRIGGTS, from the coding sequence GTGAGAACCCGGCCGCAGATACGTCGGCGCACGGTGTTGGTCGCACCTGCATCGGACGAACGTAAAGCAACCAAGGCACTCGCCTCGACAGCGGACGAAGTGGTGCTCGACCTCGAAGACGCCGTGGCGCCGGCCGCCAAACACGACGCCCGCGTGACGATGCACCGAATGCTGTCCACGTTGTCCGCCGACCGAACAGTGTCGGTCCGAATCAACGGTCTCGAGACAAACTGGGCCCACGACGATCTTGATGCTTGTGCATCGCTCGGCAGCAAGCTACGCAGCATTATCGTTCCCAAAGCTGAGACCGCAAAACAACTCGACGAGGTCAGCGCGTCTCTGGCCGCGACGGATATCGGCGTACAAGCCTTGATCGAGACACCGGCCGGAATCGAGAACGTAACTCGAATCGCACGATCGAACTCGCGGCTAGAGTCGTTGATTCTCGGATACGCCGATCTCGGTGCCGCCCTCGGCCGCAGCGAGCGCGCCGGACCTGCGATGTGGTTGTCGCACCAGGACATCGTCCTGACTGCGGCTCGGGCTGCCGGGATCCATGCCATCGACGGCCCCTATCTCGGCATCTCCGACGACCCGCCATTTCGGCAGTGGGCTCAGTGGTCCAGTGACCTCGGTTTCGATGGAAAATGGGTCATCCACCCGAACCAGATCGATTCTGCGGAAACGATATTTACACCATCAGCTGATGCCGTCGCACACGCACACAGTGTATTGCGGGCTATGGCAGAGGCTGAGGCCAGAGGCGCCGGAGCGGCACAGCTCGACGGACGAATGCTCGACGAAGCCATCGCCGTATCGGCCCGCAGATTGCTGACACGAATCGGAGGAACATCATGA
- a CDS encoding enoyl-CoA hydratase-related protein produces MTDVLLSELIGNPRNPRRRIGDLSDLSTNVERQLQPGVALTKNVAENLSTDEKLVGAAGYIGVNANRRLAASKEFGCTGMDVVVRDRIATSSESILEAAIIENTSPTADNVVVDRDGRTTQMTIGCPERMNALDVDILQALSRAIVEADADPNTRMVVQAGTARAFCTGSDLTRRAP; encoded by the coding sequence ATGACTGATGTCCTCTTGAGCGAGTTGATCGGCAACCCTCGTAACCCTCGTCGGCGGATCGGTGACTTGTCCGATCTGTCGACCAACGTCGAACGGCAACTCCAACCAGGCGTAGCCCTCACCAAAAACGTGGCTGAAAATCTCTCGACCGATGAAAAGCTCGTCGGTGCAGCAGGTTACATCGGCGTCAACGCTAACCGCCGTCTCGCAGCGTCGAAAGAGTTCGGCTGCACAGGTATGGATGTCGTTGTCCGTGACAGAATCGCGACAAGCTCGGAATCCATTCTCGAAGCCGCGATCATCGAGAACACCTCGCCGACAGCGGATAATGTCGTCGTCGACCGCGATGGCAGGACGACCCAGATGACCATCGGCTGTCCGGAGCGGATGAACGCGCTCGATGTCGATATCTTGCAGGCACTGAGCAGGGCGATCGTAGAGGCGGACGCTGACCCGAACACCCGAATGGTAGTCCAGGCAGGGACTGCGAGAGCGTTCTGCACGGGGTCTGATCTGACTCGACGAGCCCCTTGA
- a CDS encoding FadR/GntR family transcriptional regulator codes for MVERREGALKSAQGSDRAIPIGPGGSSLLRPLKAAEVVARNIVGDIRAQNLGPGDGLPSEAAMLVQYGVSRESLREGLRLLEVQGMIAIRRGPGGGPVVGSVGAAHLGRVSALFFHMSGATYQELFKAWVWAEGELAERAARHPDAVLRAATMEPFIDGHQHESGDALEGYLEEHAGFHRAVASLVCNRVLELSLESYGQIVAHHVAMVDDPRTLRDVLVDDHHGIARAVVAGHPKRSRDLMEEHLRGVVDYCRERLGGSLDTAVEWL; via the coding sequence ATGGTCGAACGCAGGGAGGGCGCGCTCAAGTCCGCGCAGGGGAGTGACCGCGCAATTCCGATTGGACCGGGCGGATCCTCTCTGCTGAGACCGCTTAAAGCGGCTGAGGTAGTCGCACGGAACATTGTCGGCGATATCCGAGCCCAGAACCTTGGCCCGGGGGACGGGTTGCCGTCGGAAGCAGCCATGCTCGTTCAATACGGCGTGAGTCGCGAGTCCCTCCGGGAAGGACTGCGCCTGCTCGAAGTTCAGGGAATGATTGCGATTCGGCGCGGTCCCGGCGGTGGTCCTGTGGTCGGTTCTGTGGGGGCTGCGCATCTCGGACGTGTCTCGGCATTGTTCTTCCATATGTCAGGTGCCACCTATCAGGAACTTTTCAAGGCGTGGGTATGGGCGGAGGGGGAACTCGCGGAGCGCGCAGCACGCCATCCTGATGCAGTTCTGCGCGCTGCGACGATGGAGCCCTTTATAGACGGCCACCAGCACGAATCCGGAGATGCTCTTGAGGGCTATCTCGAAGAGCATGCAGGGTTTCACAGGGCGGTTGCATCGTTGGTCTGTAACCGGGTCCTCGAACTGAGCCTGGAATCCTACGGCCAAATCGTAGCGCATCACGTCGCCATGGTGGATGATCCGCGTACCCTCCGGGACGTACTCGTCGATGATCACCACGGCATCGCCAGGGCGGTTGTGGCCGGGCATCCCAAACGGTCTCGCGATCTGATGGAGGAGCACTTGCGAGGTGTGGTCGACTACTGCCGAGAACGACTGGGCGGATCGCTTGACACTGCGGTCGAGTGGCTCTGA
- a CDS encoding mycofactocin-coupled SDR family oxidoreductase — translation MTRLDGKIAFITGAARGQGRTHAVRLAQEGADIVAVDLCKQQENLDYTSGTPEDLEETVRLVEKEGRRIIARAADVRDQASLDVVVEEALREFGGIDILVSNAGISNQGSVVGLTDQQWEDILGTNLVGAWHSCRAVLPSMIERGVGGSVIFVSSTVGLRGAPGQAHYSASKHGMQGLMLSLANEVGQHSIRVNSVNPGAVNTEMAINESLLKMFLPDIENPTPADAAGLFSNLTLLPIPWVEPEDVSNAVLWLASDEARFVTGAAIPVDGGQLARA, via the coding sequence ATGACACGGCTGGATGGCAAGATCGCGTTCATTACCGGGGCTGCTCGTGGACAAGGGCGCACCCACGCAGTCCGGCTCGCGCAGGAAGGTGCCGACATCGTCGCGGTGGATCTGTGTAAGCAGCAGGAAAACCTCGACTACACGTCGGGCACCCCCGAAGATCTCGAGGAGACTGTCCGACTGGTCGAGAAGGAAGGCCGTCGGATCATTGCGCGTGCAGCCGATGTGCGAGATCAAGCTTCGCTCGATGTGGTTGTCGAAGAGGCGCTTCGCGAGTTCGGTGGGATCGACATCCTCGTCTCCAACGCGGGCATCTCGAACCAAGGATCGGTAGTCGGACTCACGGATCAGCAGTGGGAAGACATCCTCGGCACCAATCTTGTTGGAGCCTGGCACTCGTGCCGGGCAGTTCTGCCTTCGATGATCGAGCGCGGCGTAGGTGGTTCGGTCATCTTCGTCAGCTCCACTGTCGGGCTCCGCGGTGCACCAGGGCAGGCGCATTACAGTGCCTCCAAGCACGGCATGCAGGGCCTGATGTTGTCGCTGGCCAACGAAGTGGGTCAGCACAGCATTCGGGTCAATTCGGTTAATCCTGGCGCCGTCAACACTGAAATGGCGATCAACGAGAGCCTGCTGAAGATGTTCCTCCCGGATATTGAGAATCCGACTCCCGCTGATGCCGCCGGCCTCTTCAGTAATCTCACGCTTCTTCCGATCCCGTGGGTGGAGCCCGAGGATGTGAGTAACGCGGTGTTGTGGCTGGCCTCGGATGAAGCCCGATTCGTCACTGGTGCAGCGATTCCCGTTGATGGTGGGCAGCTCGCGCGCGCTTGA